One segment of Clavelina lepadiformis chromosome 2, kaClaLepa1.1, whole genome shotgun sequence DNA contains the following:
- the LOC143445085 gene encoding zinc transporter ZIP9-B-like, protein MAEFWTICLLSFAMLIGCLVSGWIPLAFSLSPRKIQLFTIFGAGLLVGTALAVIIPEGVETMYSSQQTPNNMHVKLALDNNEAEVSDGESTKSQSINQEIDFAAVETTEHLHQHNSPHREIGLALLLGFVFMLLVDQIGGATHSHAPDIRLDELNQSKLGSSRSQLSDQKSKGHTATIGLVVHAAADGIALGAAASTDRHDLQLIVFIAIMLHKAPAAFGLVSFLVHEGLEVRRVKKHLLIFAIAAPLLAIVTFCLLNQKDRQFLSEVNATGIAMLFSAGTFLYVATVHVLPEIAHSGSNKGLNICEVSVLVSGSLFPLLLNLSHSH, encoded by the exons atggCTGAATTCTGGACTATCTGTTTGTTGTCTTTTGCTATGCTCATTGGATGTCTGGTATCTGGTTGGATTCCTTTGGCATTTTCTCTTTCACCT AGAAAAATACAACTTTTCACCATTTTTGGTGCTGGCCTTCTTGTGGGAACTGCATTGGCTGTCATTATACCAGAAGGAGTTGAGACAATGTACAGCAGCCAACAAACTCCAAACAACATGCATGTGAAGCTTGCATTAG ACAACAATGAAGCAGAAGTTAGTGATGGTGAATCAACAAAAAGTCAATCTATCAATCAGGAAATAGATTTTGCAG CTGTGGAAACTACAGAACATCTTCATCAACATAACAGCCCACATAGAGAAATTGGGCTAGCTTTACTTTTAGGCTTTGTTTTCATGCTGCTTGTTGATCAGATCGGTGGGGCAACACACTCACATGCTCCAGACATTCGATTAG ACGAGCTTAATCAAAGCAAACTAGGAAGCTCTCGATCACAGCTGAGTGATCAAAAATCAAAAGGACACACAGCGACAATAGGTTTGGTCGTTCATGCAGCAGCTGATGGTATTGCACTAGGAGCAGCTGCAAGCACTGATAGGCATGATCTACAACTGATAGTTTTCATAGCCATTATGCTTCATAAG GCACCGGCAGCTTTTGGACTGGTGTCGTTTCTTGTCCATGAAGGCTTAGAAGTGAGAAGagttaaaaaacatttgttaatttttgcaaTAGCAGCACCATTGCTTGCTATTGTAACATTTTGTTTGCTAAATCAG AAAGATCGTCAGTTCCTCTCGGAGGTAAATGCGACTGGCATTGCAATGCTATTCTCAGCTGGaacatttttgtatgttgCTACCGTTCATGTTCTTCCAGAAATTGCTCATTCAGGGAGCAACAAAGGACTTAATATTTGTGAGGTTTCAGTTCTAGTATCAGGCAGTTTATTTCctttattgttaaatttaagCCACAGCCATTGA
- the LOC143445087 gene encoding ATP synthase F(1) complex subunit delta, mitochondrial-like, which yields MASALMRVCTGNGAVCRSVLNTLQKRSFAEAAVKPSQMCFTFASPSEVFYEGSENVKQVDVPTGTGTIGILANHVPTLGVLKPGVLTVLEAEGTVNKYFVSSGSFSVNEDASVQITAEEAVPVDYLDRDLARSNLAKAQAELASATTDEAKMEAQISISCNEAMINA from the coding sequence ATGGCTTCAGCACTAATGCGTGTGTGTACTGGTAATGGCGCAGTTTGCCGCTCTGTTCTTAATACTTTACAAAAACGGAGTTTTGCTGAAGCCGCTGTAAAACCGAGTCAGATGTGTTTCACATTTGCATCCCCTAGTGAAGTATTCTATGAAGGAAGTGAAAACGTCAAGCAGGTTGATGTACCAACTGGCACCGGCACTATCGGTATACTTGCCAATCACGTTCCAACTTTGGGAGTTTTAAAGCCAGGAGTTCTGACTGTTCTAGAAGCAGAAGGAACAGTGAACAAGTATTTTGTGAGCAGTGGCTCATTTAGTGTAAATGAAGATGCTTCCGTTCAAATTACTGCAGAAGAAGCTGTGCCTGTGGATTACCTAGATAGAGACCTTGCTCGCTCCAACCTGGCCAAAGCACAAGCTGAGTTGGCCTCTGCAACTACTGATGAGGCAAAAATGGAGGCACAAATTTCCATATCTTGCAACGAAGCCATGATCAATGCTTAA
- the LOC143445086 gene encoding uncharacterized protein LOC143445086, whose amino-acid sequence MSENNQVDHKAHGIVVLGEDSESDIEEAMEATNGYLNVESSGAGVNQLSVDDDILSQPEVEERETVLNPDLAKNEGITPPSYNSLLHKKLQEANIKLWMSVGEVQSNTSRDVVSTMKRVCGRLDKTQALAVDNSNKIRSSIDNLRILSSTVRAVLSHSKTALPQFIEAQTTTTL is encoded by the coding sequence ATGTCTGAAAATAACCAAGTTGATCACAAGGCACATGGGATTGTTGTTCTCGGGGAAGATTCCGAGAGTGACATTGAGGAAGCTATGGAGGCCACTAATGGTTATTTAAATGTTGAATCTTCCGGCGCTGGGGTCAATCAACTTTCAGTGGATGATGATATACTAAGTCAGCCTGAGGTTGAAGAAAGAGAGACAGTGTTAAATCCTGATCTTGCAAAGAATGAAGGAATCACGCCACCTTCATACAACTCCTTACTCCATAAAAAGCTGCAAGAGGCTAATATTAAATTATGGATGTCCGTTGGTGAAGTGCAAAGCAATACTAGTCGGGATGTTGTGTCCACCATGAAGAGGGTGTGTGGGAGACTGGACAAAACCCAAGCCCTAGCAGTGGacaattcaaataaaattcgaTCGAGCATAGATAACTTAAGGATTCTATCAAGCACTGTCAGGGCAGTTTTATCACACAGCAAAACAGCGTTACCACAGTTTATAGAAGCCCAAACCACCACCACTCTATGA
- the LOC143445106 gene encoding proteasome activator complex subunit 3-like translates to MDSQEEFKNRICEEAERLIGSFFPLKLVELDGLLREQDFNLVNIFRVRNSTHESLKQLHNEEKDAMQSGETSLSVKGQRIFGTNDYIIRLVERLKPEIVTLLEAVNTLRMWIILLIPKIEDGNNFGVEVQEETLGELKTVEQDLLSNQEEIASYFLSRAKVITQLTKRPGVQDYTRFVEEEDEKQFVGLRLMVAELRNACSSVHDLISKNIDKIKSPRNQSAIHSIY, encoded by the exons atgGATTCCCAAGAAGAATTCAAGAATCGTATTTGTGAAGAAGCAGAAAGACTGATCGGTTCATTTTTTCCTCTTAAACTTGTTGAATTGGACGGATTACTGAGGGAACAAGACTTCAACCTGGTGAACATTTTCCGAGTGAGAAACTCAACGCATGAGTCCTTAAAGCAACTGCACAATGAAGAAAAGGATGCGATGCAGTCTGGAGAAACAAGTCTCTCTGTGAAAGGGCAGCGTATTTTTGGCACCAACGATTATATTATTCGCTTGGTTGAACGACTAAAACCAGAAATTGTCACTCTTTTGGAGGCGGTCAATACCTTAAGAATGTGGATCATTTTGCTAATACCAAAAATTGAAGATGGAAATAATTTTGGAGTAGAG GTTCAAGAAGAAACGTTGGGGGAGTTGAAGACTGTGGAACAGGATCTTTTGTCCAACCAGGAAGAAATAGCTTCTTACTTTTTGTCCAGGGCTAAAGTTATAACTCAACTGACTAAACGGCCGGGGGTGCAAGATTATACTCGCTTTGTTGAGGAGGAAGACGAGAAACAATTTGTAGGATTGAGGTTAATGGTTGCGGAGCTACGAAACGCCTGCTCTTCGGTTCACGATCTTATCAgcaaaaatattgacaaaatTAAATCGCCAAGGAAccaaagtgcaattcacagcaTTTATTAA
- the LOC143445105 gene encoding uncharacterized protein LOC143445105 — protein MKQWQQSHLIITATTIPIALLIGWWVYKKTVRGRKSSHGGPEDSQSQGSSPIDNSKPLRVEKKSLYEDVGCCSDEENIQVGLLAASEMQEEDTLTAERLESEMFEEEEGDADMINRAVSVENNAGKDSEDCVEEDFEEGGDCNANIFKQENVNQNEQTALLDIDQANISNDKIDSTVIQESVESSKTNFTEKFTQVAEAYPVNEVTAYQVICSVVTSSNNEEQSPAETEDEPDLNDVVASESEQLVLIKAAERISSSDIETLNEAKQIPETTDNINFASANELASNKGTPIQEQCETLVHFTCEVTDSDNVKTTVPTMVAPDQSSDGICSLESPLTSDSDDQQHKDTLLSGSCNSLNELSDSKCIKLQKKTSSVNGTNSNGYLLDNEKCDTDEMATDTIINSDVNRNNSNNVGLKLNHTTTNGNGLHHEECHDNTLDNDGTSTNNNEDHEESIHISQTNGWDISEPDTGLDTHEDSANGEDKESSEKKSSGRPKSLPYLSINETSTEDEDDKMQVHVEFPSELVGLLIGKMGRNIKQLKQDSGADVYVHAEPFRDDIQVLQICGTQSEVESCVSRIKRRFNEISLTPYDADKLKYASQENSSVGVDNSASQVLYPVPNISQLRLPDGITVEVIVSAIAAVDCVFLQQYTHPTFHCLDSLERAMALCYAEPSTPGLPNPVQVGLICAAPQQGLWYRAQIVQCFEETEEIQIKFMDYGGYATVAGKCIKQIRADLVTLPFQAVECYLDNIAPPEDNRFCEETVTKIAELLKEGRFQARVTGYRGDGHPRIQLFKCIDNEVIHINQEMATKGLATWIEPAPHHPV, from the exons ATGAAGCAATGGCAGCAGTCTCACCTAATCATCACTGCAACCACCATTCCCATTGCTTTGTTGATTGGCTGGTGGGTTTATAAAAAGACGGTTAGAGGTAGAAAATCTTCACATGGCGGTCCTGAAGACTCGCAATCCCAGGGCAGTTCACCCATTGATAATTCAAAACCCTTAAGAGTAGAAAAGAAATCTTTATATGAAGATGTTGGATGCTGCAGTGATGAAGAAAATATTCAGGTTGGTCTCCTCGCTGCCTCTGAAATGCAAGAAGAAGACACCTTAACAGCTGAAAGACTGGAATCTGAAATGTTCGAGGAAGAGGAAGGGGATGCTGACATGATTAACCGTGCTGTTTCGGTGGAGAATAACGCAGGTAAAGATTCTGAGGATTGTGTTGAAGAAGACTTCGAAGAAGGAGGAGATTGCAATGCTAATATTTTTAAGCAAGAAAATGTAAATCAAAATGAACAAACAGCTCTTCTAGACATTGACCAGGCCAACATTTCAAATGACAAAATTGACAGCACTGTTATTCAGGAGTCTGTGGAATCTTCAAAAACGAACTTTACAGAAAAATTCACCCAAGTTGCGGAGGCATATCCAGTGAATGAAGTGACAGCTTATCAAGTAATTTGCAGTGTTGTCACTTCATCAAATAATGAGGAACAATCGCCTGCCGAAACAGAAGATGAACCTGACTTAAATGATGTGGTTGCATCAGAGTCTGAGCAGCTAGTCTTAATCAAAGCAGCTGAAAGAATTAGCTCCAGTGACATTGAGACGTTAAACGAAGCTAAACAGATACCTGAAACTACAGACAATATTAATTTTGCAAGTGCTAATGAACTGGCAAGCAATAAAGGAACTCCCATTCAAGAACAGTGTGAAACGCTTGTCCATTTTACATGTGAAGTCACTGATTCAGATAATGTAAAAACTACAGTTCCGACTATGGTGGCCCCCGATCAAAGCAGTGATGGCATATGCAGTTTAGAAAGTCCTCTTACATCGGATTCGGATGACCAACAACACAAAGACACATTATTGTCGGGTTCTTGTAACTCTTTGAATGAACTGAGTGACTCTAAATGTATCAaattacaaaagaaaacatCTTCTGTTAACGGCACCAACTCAAATGGTTATTTATTAGACAATGAAAAATGTGACACCGATGAGATGGCAACCGACACTATTATAAATAGCGATGTTAATAGAAACAACAGCAATAATGTAGGATTAAAACTCAACCACACTACCACTAATGGCAATGGTCTGCATCATGAAGAGTGTCACGATAACACACTTGATAATGATGGTACATCTACAAATAATAATGAAGATCATGAGGAAAGCATTCACATCTCTCAGACTAATGGTTGGGATATAAGCGAGCCAGACACAGGGTTAGATACACATGAA GACTCTGCAAATGGAGAAGATAAAGAGTCAAGTGAGAAAAAGTCATCAGGGAGACCAAAATCTTTGCCATATCTTAGTATTAATGAAACTTCTACTGAAGATGAAGATGATAAGATGCAAGTCCATGTGGAATTCCCCTCA GAATTGGTTGGCTTGCTTATTGGCAAGATGGGACGAAATATTAAGCAACTTAAACAAGATTCTGGTGCCGATGTATATGTACACGCAGAACCATTTAGAGATGATATTCAAGTTCTTCAAATTTGTG GAACACAAAGTGAGGTGGAAAGTTGTGTAAGTCGCATCAAGCGAcgtttcaatgaaatttcacTGACACCGTATGATGCGgataaattaaaatatgctTCACAAGAAAATTCATCTGTTGGTGTAGACAATTCAGCTTCACAAGTTCTATATCCAGTGCCCAACATATCTCAG CTGAGACTTCCTGATGGTATCACTGTTGAGGTGATAGTGTCGGCTATTGCTGCAGTGGATTGCGTATTCTTACAGCAGTATACCCACCCGACATTTCATTGCCTAGATAGTTTGGAACGTGCCATGGCCTTATGTTATGCTGAACCTTCCACACCTGGTTTGCCTAACCCGGTACAAG TTGGTTTAATTTGCGCTGCCCCTCAACAAGGGTTATGGTATAGAGCACAGATAGTGCAGTGTTTTGAGGaaactgaagaaattcaaATCAAGTTTATGGATTATGGTGGCTATGCCACTGTTGCAGGAAAGTGTATCAAGCAAATTCG TGCTGATTTGGTAACACTACCTTTCCAAGCTGTGGAGTGTTATCTAGACAACATTGCCCCACCTGAAG ACAATCGTTTTTGCGAAGAGACAGTAACAAAAATAGCAGAATTGCTCAAAGAAGGAAGGTTTCAAGCTCGTGTGACAGGGTATCGTGGTGATGGGCATCCCAGAATACAGCTGTTCAAGTGCATCGACAATGAA GTAATCCATATTAACCAAGAAATGGCCACTAAAGGTCTTGCTACATGGATAGAGCCAGCACCTCACCACCCAGTTTGA
- the LOC143445084 gene encoding histone acetyltransferase KAT8-like, whose translation MSATAPIDKENENSLKPESPNLTKNDVLTHNASDAHGKNITDGGTEHKVKLNGHYYCQRSDGTTHVAEVIQKRVNALRGDCHEYYVHYSGFNRRLDEWIDASRIDTAKSVPESKAAVVKPGDVNDNADNRMTRNQKRKHDEINHVQKSYAEMDPATAALEREHEAITKVKYIDRIQLGMYEIDAWYFSPYPDEYGKQPKLYVCEYCFKYMRFEATYKRHLVECTWRQPPGREIYRKGTISVYEIDGKDKKIYCQNLCLLAKLFLDHKTLYFDVEPFLFYVMTEVDRDGAHVVGYFSKEKESPDGNNLACILILPPFQRKGYGKFLIAFSYELSKVEGQIGSPEKPLSDLGKLSYRSYWTWVLLEILRDVRGALSIKDLSEMTSITQADIISSLQSLNMVKYWKGQHVICVTQKHIEEHLRSQYFKRPRLPVDSAFLRWQPPKKKTMSTHKKDVVFHKK comes from the coding sequence ATGTCTGCAACTGCACCAATTGACAAAGAGAATGAAAACAGCTTAAAACCTGAAAGTCCAAACCTTACCAAGAATGACGTGCTAACTCATAATGCCTCAGATGCTCATGGCAAGAACATCACTGATGGAGGAACAGAACATAAAGTTAAACTTAACGGGCATTATTACTGCCAGCGTAGTGATGGTACGACACATGTGGCTGAAGTTATCCAAAAGCGCGTCAATGCACTGCGTGGAGATTGTCATGAATACTATGTTCACTACAGTGGATTCAACAGGCGTTTGGATGAATGGATTGACGCGAGCCGCATCGATACAGCCAAGTCTGTTCCAGAGAGCAAGGCTGCTGTAGTAAAGCCGGGCGATGTTAATGATAATGCTGATAACAGAATGACCAGGAACCAGAAAAGGAAACATGATGAAATTAATCACGTTCAGAAATCTTATGCCGAAATGGACCCTGCCACTGCTGCTCTTGAACGAGAACATGAAGCAATTACTAAAGTGAAATACATCGATCGAATTCAGCTTGGAATGTATGAAATTGATGCTTGGTACTTTTCACCATATCCGGATGAATATGGTAAACAACCAAAGCTTTATGTTTGTGAATATTGTTTCAAATACATGAGATTTGAGGCAACATACAAGCGACATTTGGTGGAATGCACATGGAGGCAACCACCAGGTCGAGAAATATATCGAAAGGGCACTATTTCAGTTTATGAAATAGAtggtaaagataaaaaaatttattgccaGAATCTTTGccttttggcaaaattgtTCCTTGACCACAAAACTTTATATTTCGATGTGGAGCCGTTTCTTTTCTATGTTATGACTGAGGTGGACAGGGATGGTGCACATGTGGTTGGTTATTTTTCGAAGGAAAAAGAGTCCCCTGATGGCAACAATTTGGCATGCATTCTCATATTACCACCGTTTCAAAGGAAAGGTTACggcaaatttttaattgcattcAGCTATGAGCTCTCTAAAGTAGAAGGCCAGATAGGTTCACCCGAGAAACCCCTGTCTGATTTGGGGAAGTTGAGTTACCGAAGCTATTGGACTTGGGTGCTTCTTGAGATTCTGCGTGATGTTAGAGGTGCTTTGTCTATTAAGGATTTAAGTGAGATGACCAGCATTACACAGGCAGACATCATATCCTCACTTCAATCACTCAACATGGTAAAGTATTGGAAAGGACAGCATGTCATTTGTGTTACTCAGAAACACATTGAGGAACACTTGCGGTCACAATACTTCAAGCGCCCACGGTTGCCAGTGGACAGTGCATTTCTCCGATGGCAACCACCCAAGAAGAAGACCATGTCAACTCACAAGAAAGATgttgtatttcacaaaaaatag